GTTGTCTGCAAAAGATCATTTTAATGCTTTTTATACCGGGAGTAGTGCAGAACCTAATTTTAACCAGCTGCAACCGGTACGTGATACCCGGAATCTGCAGAATATAGTCATTGGGAATCCTAAATTAAAAGCGGCCTTTAATCACGTGGTTAACCTGAATTATAGTCGTACAAATCCGGGGGATGGAAGTAATTTACAGGTGAGCCTGAGAGGGACAGTTACGCAAAACCAGGTGGTCTCGAATACCGTCCTGATTCCTGATGTACTGAATAGTTTCAGACAGGAAACTCATTATCTGAATACTAATGGCAATTATAATTTTGGTACCAATTATTACTGGTCTTTACCATTTGCTAAAAAGAAATATACCTTTGAGCTGATTGGCGGGTTGAATTATAATCATCGTATTTCGTTCGCTGATCAGGTGAGAAATGTGGGGCAGGGAATCAATATCAACCAGAGAACCGGTTTACGTATGAGCCGGAAATGGATTCTGTTGCATGCTACAGCCAGTTATAATTACAGCAACAACACTTATTCCCTTGAACAGTCTGAATCAAATATTATCCAGACCTGGACATTTAATACTGATGCGAGGGTATTTGTGCTGAAGAGCCTGGTTTTTGGGCTCAACGCAGGAAAAACGATCAACAAAGGGTTTTCGGTAGCTGCAACTAATCCGTTTCTTATTAACGGTTCTATTGAGAAAACCTTTTTTAAAAATAAGCAGGCAAGTGTGAAAATTGAAGGTCATGATTTTTTAAATCAGGGAAATAACCTGAACAGATCGATAACGGATAATACAACCACAGAAAGCAGGACTAATCAGATTACCCGTTATTTTTTACTGAGTCTTACCTGGAATCTGCAAAGTTTTGCCGGAATGTAATAGCTCATAAAAATAAAAGCCCTGACAGAGTTGCCAGGGCTTTTATTTTTATGAGCTGCTGAAATTAATCTTTTTTCGCTTTTGGTCTTGAACCATTAAATCTGCGGTTTCCTCCGCCACCATTACCAGGAGTCCTTTTTGCACCGCTAAGGTTTGGTTTAGGCTCAGTTCTATCCTGACGGCCACCTCTTGAAGGTTTACTTTTCCCTTTTACTTTTGCCGCTGCAGCGCCTGACATCAGACTTTGCCAGCTTAATGCATAAGGATGATCTTCCTGAACAGGGATTTTAAGGGCAATTAATTTTTCGATATCGTCCAGGTATTCTTTTTCTTCTCCGTCACAGAATGAGAATGAAACCCCGCTGTTACCGGCACGGCCTGTACGGCCAATTCTGTGTACATAAGTTTCCGGAACATTAGGCAATTCATAGTTGATGACGTGCGTCAGTTCATCCACATCAATACCACGTGCTGCAATATCAGTAGCCACCAGAATACGTGTTGTTTTCGCTTTAAAATTGGTTAAAGCTCTTTGTCTTGCATTCTGTGATTTATTACCATGAATGGCTTCAGCTTTTACACCGACTTTAATCAGGTCTTTAACGATACGGTCTGCGCCATGTTTTGTACGGGTAAATACCAGGGCAGTAGTAATCGTTTTATCCTTAAGAATATGGATTAAAAGATTCTTTTTATCATTTTTTTCTACGTAATAGATTGATTGCTCAATCTTTTCTGCAGTTGAAGAAACTGGTGTTACTTCTACTTTTAACGGATTAGTTAAAATCGTATTGGCTAATTTCTGAATTTCTGCAGGCATAGTGGCTGAGAAAAACAGGGTTTGTCTTTTAGCAGGTAATTTTGCAATCGTTTTTTTAACGTCGTGGATGAATCCCATATCGAGCATTCTGTCCGCTTCATCCAGTACAAAGATTTCAATATCTTTAAGATTGATGAAACCCTGATTCATTAAATCCAGCAATCGGCCTGGTGTGGCGATCAGAATATCTACACCGCGGTGTAAAGCATCAGTCTGCGCTTTTTGTCCGACACCGCCAAAAATAACGAGGTGGCGTAAAGAAAGATTTTTACCATAAGCCTTGAAACTTTCTTCAATCTGAATGGCAAGCTCACGTGTAGGGGTTAATACCAATGCACGGATAGGTCTGTGGCCTTTAGTGTTCTGGTGTTCTTTATTCAGCAATTGCAGCATAGGGATTGCAAAGGCCGCTGTTTTACCAGTTCCGGTTTGTGCACAGCCCAATAAGTCTCTGCTGGTTAATATAGTAGGGATAGATTGTTCTTGTATAGGGGTTGGGTTAGTATAACCCTCTGCTTGCAGCGCTTTTAAAATAGGCTCAATCAGGTTTAATTCTTCGAATAACAATGTGTTTGAATTTTAATGTGTATAATTATGAAGAGACGTTAACAATCAGCAGGTGTTTAATTAATGAATTCCTTGCTGTTTAAAGAGTTACGTTTCGCTGCCGCAAATATACATATAAGTTCGGTAACTTATTTGTCTTCTTTAAAGCGGGTGAAAAACAATAGCGCAAGGACACATAAAACAAAGCCCACAACACCGTTCAGGCGCAGCCCGAAATCATGACCAGGGTCTTTACCATAGATGGTCAGCATGGCAAAAAGGGCGATACCCAAAGTCTGTCCGAGTTTCACAAACAAGTACTTAACGGCGAAAAACATGCCCTCGTGGTTTTTACCGGTGTCTCTGGTATCTTTTTGCGCAATGTCTGCCAGGATTGCATTGGGTAAAATGCCCAGCGCTGCCAATGGAAAGGATGCACAGACTACCAGGATATACATTTGCATATCGGGTGAAAAAGGCAGACGGCCAAGGAAATAAATAGTGACAAAAATAAGACTTAAGATCGCAAAAGCAGCGAGCACCAGGGCCTTTCTGCCATAACGTTTTGCTCCATAATTAACAAAAGGATAAAACAACAGGGAAAGGACAACCATAATGCCCATGTACTTTCCGCCATTGGATTCAGGCAGTCTTAAAAGAACACTAACGAAATACAGCAATCCACTTGAAATGATACTCAATGCAGTATAATAAGCAAAATCAGAGATCAGGTAATACTTGAAATTTGAATTCCGGAAGGTGTTTTTAATGGCAGGAATCAAAGGGACATGTGTGGGTTTTCCATCACTGTATTCTTTTTCATTAATGGTGATTACCGGAAGAATCATCACCAGGCCGGAGAAAACAGCCAGACCGATAATGGTATATTGCAGGGCTTCCATGCGCTGATGTATAGAAAAGACCTGCTGAATCATATCGGCAAAATTGTTGGTCATCGCAGAGAAGATCATTCCCATCACATAACCGACCTGCTGAAAAGTGGAAAGTTTTACCTTTTGCTCAGCTGTAT
This portion of the Pedobacter lusitanus genome encodes:
- a CDS encoding MFS transporter — encoded protein: MQQKKELPLSKEITYAAGMMGWSIMTNIIIVMLPYFYLPPTHSGLTPLVPQLIVFGAFNILSIIAASGRLFDAFYDPFIASVSDSSKNPRGRRIPIMRYAIIPAVIFCGLVFHPLIKAESTTNAWWLTLMLIGFFMSVTTYIIPYNALLAELAHTAEQKVKLSTFQQVGYVMGMIFSAMTNNFADMIQQVFSIHQRMEALQYTIIGLAVFSGLVMILPVITINEKEYSDGKPTHVPLIPAIKNTFRNSNFKYYLISDFAYYTALSIISSGLLYFVSVLLRLPESNGGKYMGIMVVLSLLFYPFVNYGAKRYGRKALVLAAFAILSLIFVTIYFLGRLPFSPDMQMYILVVCASFPLAALGILPNAILADIAQKDTRDTGKNHEGMFFAVKYLFVKLGQTLGIALFAMLTIYGKDPGHDFGLRLNGVVGFVLCVLALLFFTRFKEDK
- a CDS encoding DEAD/DEAH box helicase: MLFEELNLIEPILKALQAEGYTNPTPIQEQSIPTILTSRDLLGCAQTGTGKTAAFAIPMLQLLNKEHQNTKGHRPIRALVLTPTRELAIQIEESFKAYGKNLSLRHLVIFGGVGQKAQTDALHRGVDILIATPGRLLDLMNQGFINLKDIEIFVLDEADRMLDMGFIHDVKKTIAKLPAKRQTLFFSATMPAEIQKLANTILTNPLKVEVTPVSSTAEKIEQSIYYVEKNDKKNLLIHILKDKTITTALVFTRTKHGADRIVKDLIKVGVKAEAIHGNKSQNARQRALTNFKAKTTRILVATDIAARGIDVDELTHVINYELPNVPETYVHRIGRTGRAGNSGVSFSFCDGEEKEYLDDIEKLIALKIPVQEDHPYALSWQSLMSGAAAAKVKGKSKPSRGGRQDRTEPKPNLSGAKRTPGNGGGGNRRFNGSRPKAKKD